Proteins from a single region of Starkeya sp. ORNL1:
- a CDS encoding FliM/FliN family flagellar motor switch protein — MRVEPFVPPQLWTTPGREALWNAMLSHSGAPLPLAARGTAAMFVPTEPPAPQSWAISLLPERAPHLVVVVDSFPFRALFGAELTASAVPDLPPALHVALVEGMVAAVRNVLPPGLIGEVQVLGFGSAGELAGRTEPAGLAWFAVSVAGIAQEPVELRVGCARDALLAALLALEPQARTAWSGLARRLTETGHFTLGALTLSRAELASLVPGALAVFPPAPADTATLRTGAALYRFARTEGGWQCRAREPARQNRTRLQGSAMSTDDSRPPLLIDVDFDLGSVTVPIGEIESWQPGAVVPLAPPAPTRGLEVTIRINGQVVGSGDLVTIDERPAVRISRLALGA; from the coding sequence GTGAGGGTCGAACCGTTCGTACCGCCGCAGCTCTGGACCACGCCCGGCCGCGAGGCGCTGTGGAATGCCATGCTCAGCCATTCCGGCGCGCCGTTGCCGCTCGCCGCGCGCGGCACGGCGGCGATGTTCGTGCCGACAGAGCCGCCGGCGCCGCAGAGCTGGGCGATCTCGCTGCTGCCGGAGCGGGCGCCGCATCTGGTGGTCGTGGTCGACAGCTTCCCGTTCCGCGCGCTGTTCGGAGCCGAGCTGACCGCGAGCGCGGTCCCTGACCTGCCGCCGGCGCTGCATGTCGCACTGGTCGAGGGCATGGTGGCGGCGGTGCGCAATGTACTGCCGCCCGGCCTGATCGGCGAGGTGCAGGTGCTCGGCTTCGGCTCCGCCGGCGAGCTTGCCGGGCGCACCGAGCCGGCCGGGCTCGCATGGTTCGCGGTGAGCGTCGCCGGCATTGCGCAGGAGCCGGTGGAGCTGCGGGTCGGCTGCGCCCGCGACGCGCTGCTCGCCGCCCTGTTGGCGCTGGAGCCGCAGGCCCGGACCGCATGGAGCGGCCTCGCCAGGCGTCTGACAGAGACCGGGCATTTCACCCTTGGTGCGCTGACGCTGAGCCGGGCCGAACTTGCTTCCCTCGTTCCCGGGGCGCTGGCGGTCTTCCCGCCGGCTCCCGCGGACACCGCAACGCTGCGCACTGGCGCTGCGCTCTACCGCTTCGCCCGTACCGAGGGCGGCTGGCAGTGCCGCGCCCGTGAGCCCGCCCGGCAGAACCGCACCCGACTTCAAGGATCGGCCATGAGCACCGACGACAGCCGCCCGCCGCTCCTCATCGATGTCGATTTCGATCTCGGCAGCGTCACCGTGCCGATCGGCGAGATCGAGAGCTGGCAACCCGGCGCGGTGGTGCCGCTGGCCCCGCCGGCGCCGACCCGCGGGCTGGAGGTGACGATCCGCATCAATGGCCAGGTGGTGGGCAGCGGCGATCTCGTCACCATCGACGAGCGGCCGGCGGTGCGCATTTCGCGCCTCGCGCTCGGCGCCTGA
- the sctR gene encoding type III secretion system export apparatus subunit SctR, with protein MVDPLNLILVLAIAALMPFLAVVATAYTKLSVVFLLVRNALGVQQIPPNMALNALAIILSGYIMAPVAVQTYDILSTGQYTFTTADGMRQAYEAGRGPLAGFLNRHAGEREKLFFIEAAKTLWPKEMADKLDHESIAVVLPAFTVTQLREAFEIGFLLYLPFIAIDLIVSNILLAMGMMMVSPLTISLPFKLFLFVMIDGWSRLILGLVKTYM; from the coding sequence ATGGTCGATCCGTTAAACCTGATCCTGGTGCTGGCGATCGCGGCCCTGATGCCTTTCCTCGCCGTGGTCGCCACCGCCTACACCAAGCTCTCGGTGGTGTTCCTGCTGGTGCGCAATGCGCTCGGCGTGCAGCAGATCCCGCCGAACATGGCGCTGAACGCGCTCGCCATCATCCTCTCCGGCTACATCATGGCGCCGGTGGCGGTGCAGACCTATGACATCCTCTCCACCGGCCAATACACCTTCACCACCGCCGACGGCATGCGCCAGGCCTATGAGGCCGGCCGCGGGCCGCTCGCCGGCTTCCTCAACCGGCATGCCGGCGAACGCGAGAAGCTGTTCTTCATCGAGGCGGCGAAGACGCTGTGGCCGAAGGAGATGGCCGACAAGCTCGACCATGAGAGCATCGCCGTGGTGCTGCCGGCCTTCACGGTGACGCAGCTGCGCGAGGCATTCGAGATCGGCTTCCTGCTCTATCTCCCATTCATCGCCATCGACCTCATTGTCTCCAACATCCTGCTCGCCATGGGCATGATGATGGTTAGCCCGCTAACAATATCGCTGCCCTTCAAGCTGTTCCTGTTCGTCATGATCGACGGCTGGTCGCGGCTGATCCTCGGGCTGGTCAAGACCTATATGTGA
- the sctS gene encoding type III secretion system export apparatus subunit SctS translates to MTPETALHAITESMMLVMLLSLPPILVASVVGIGISLLQALTQVQEQTVSFAIKLIAVAATIAAMSSLLGSEMMNYTLRLFDDFPSMT, encoded by the coding sequence ATGACCCCCGAGACCGCACTGCACGCCATCACCGAATCCATGATGCTGGTGATGCTGCTCTCGCTGCCGCCGATCCTGGTCGCTTCGGTGGTCGGCATCGGCATCAGCCTGTTGCAGGCGCTGACCCAGGTGCAGGAACAGACCGTCTCCTTCGCCATCAAGCTGATCGCGGTGGCCGCGACCATCGCCGCCATGTCCAGCCTGCTCGGCAGCGAGATGATGAACTACACGCTGCGCCTGTTCGACGATTTCCCGAGCATGACCTGA
- the sctT gene encoding type III secretion system export apparatus subunit SctT, with protein MNELRETILFFFRTFDREFIALFLTIPRIYAFLETAQLLNSSAVPRLTRTVAILSLAIAAVPINMVHAEAFDRSVASIALLVVKEGVIGFVLGYLVGWIFWAVQSAGALIDNQRGAAIAASIDPMQGQETSPLGILFSQAFFAYVYAAGVILPVLGLLYQSYAIWPATVVMPAIAPNFPELVLGFTDQAMRLVLVLAGPIVAVMFLAEFALAIVSRFAPQVQVFILAMPIKSGLAIFMLIFYFSVLLPHAADQMLFVTDVIGRLRSVVDPGGPLLLPNGIIQGNP; from the coding sequence ATGAACGAGCTGCGCGAGACCATCCTGTTCTTCTTCCGGACGTTCGACCGGGAGTTCATCGCGCTGTTCCTCACCATTCCGCGGATCTATGCGTTCCTGGAGACGGCACAGCTGCTGAACTCCTCGGCGGTGCCGCGGCTGACCCGGACGGTGGCGATCCTCTCGCTCGCCATCGCCGCGGTGCCGATCAACATGGTGCACGCCGAAGCCTTCGACCGCTCGGTCGCCTCGATCGCCCTGCTGGTGGTGAAGGAGGGCGTGATCGGCTTCGTGCTGGGCTATCTGGTCGGCTGGATCTTCTGGGCGGTGCAATCGGCCGGCGCGCTGATCGACAACCAGCGCGGCGCCGCCATCGCCGCCTCGATCGACCCGATGCAGGGGCAGGAGACCTCGCCGCTCGGCATCCTGTTCTCGCAGGCCTTCTTCGCCTATGTCTACGCCGCCGGCGTCATATTGCCGGTGCTCGGGCTGCTCTATCAGTCCTATGCGATCTGGCCGGCGACCGTCGTCATGCCCGCCATCGCGCCGAACTTCCCGGAACTGGTGCTCGGCTTCACCGACCAGGCGATGCGCCTCGTCCTGGTGCTGGCCGGGCCGATCGTCGCGGTGATGTTCCTCGCCGAATTCGCCCTCGCCATCGTCAGCCGCTTCGCGCCGCAGGTGCAGGTCTTCATTCTGGCCATGCCGATCAAGAGCGGCCTCGCCATCTTCATGCTGATCTTCTATTTCTCGGTGTTGCTGCCGCACGCGGCCGACCAGATGCTGTTCGTCACCGATGTCATCGGTCGGCTGCGCTCCGTGGTCGATCCCGGCGGACCGCTGCTGCTGCCGAACGGCATCATCCAGGGCAATCCCTGA
- the sctU gene encoding type III secretion system export apparatus subunit SctU → MSGQSSGEKTEQPTPKKVRDARQKGQVARSQEVVTTISLFAVIAYLWASFNLLVDKMVVLFGQAAQLSVMGDFRTSAAAGIFITAKDVALVLLPVIGITVIAGIAANYFQFGSVFSFESIMPKLEKISPGAGFKRLFSMKSLIELLKSVLKIIFLSVLLYYVIRGALGGFLTSVACGMPCLTRITGIAITDVLLYSLLAFLIVAAADFAYQRYSFTKSLMMTKDEVHREYKESEGDPHIKGHRRQLAQELAMGDGPQAARSGSALVVNPTHFAVVLSYKPEERPLPIVTAKGRNLQAYRLREAAEEAGVPIFRNVLLARALFADAEINAPVPDEFFDAVAEVLAWVTKNQALLYGGRLDHGVIDMDAGDHRVARGD, encoded by the coding sequence ATGAGCGGCCAGTCCTCCGGCGAGAAGACCGAACAACCCACCCCGAAGAAGGTGCGCGACGCCCGTCAGAAAGGGCAGGTGGCGCGCAGCCAGGAGGTGGTCACGACGATCTCGCTGTTCGCGGTGATCGCCTATCTCTGGGCGTCCTTCAACCTGCTGGTCGACAAGATGGTCGTGCTGTTCGGCCAGGCGGCGCAGCTCTCGGTGATGGGCGACTTCCGCACCAGCGCGGCCGCCGGCATCTTCATCACCGCCAAGGACGTGGCGCTGGTGCTGCTGCCGGTGATCGGCATCACCGTCATCGCTGGCATCGCGGCGAACTATTTCCAGTTCGGCAGCGTGTTCTCCTTCGAGAGCATCATGCCGAAGCTGGAGAAGATCAGCCCCGGCGCCGGCTTCAAGCGGCTGTTCTCGATGAAGAGCCTCATTGAACTCTTGAAGTCGGTGTTGAAGATCATCTTCCTCTCGGTGCTGCTCTATTATGTGATACGCGGCGCGCTCGGCGGCTTCCTGACCTCGGTGGCCTGCGGCATGCCCTGCCTCACCCGGATCACCGGCATCGCCATCACCGACGTGCTGCTCTATTCGCTGCTCGCCTTCCTCATCGTGGCGGCGGCCGACTTCGCCTATCAGCGCTACAGCTTCACCAAGAGCCTGATGATGACGAAGGACGAGGTGCACCGCGAATACAAGGAGAGCGAAGGCGATCCGCACATCAAGGGCCATCGCCGCCAGCTCGCCCAGGAACTCGCCATGGGCGACGGCCCGCAGGCGGCGCGCTCGGGCAGCGCGCTGGTGGTGAACCCGACCCATTTCGCCGTGGTGCTGAGCTACAAGCCCGAGGAGCGCCCGCTGCCCATCGTCACCGCCAAGGGCCGCAATCTGCAGGCCTACCGGCTGCGCGAGGCGGCCGAGGAGGCGGGCGTGCCGATCTTCCGCAACGTGCTGCTGGCGCGTGCGCTATTCGCCGATGCCGAGATCAATGCGCCGGTGCCGGACGAGTTCTTCGACGCGGTGGCCGAGGTGCTGGCCTGGGTGACCAAGAACCAGGCGCTGCTCTATGGTGGACGGCTGGACCATGGCGTGATCGACATGGATGCCGGGGATCATCGGGTGGCGCGGGGGGATTGA
- a CDS encoding Crp/Fnr family transcriptional regulator: MTPNATLPSTLAGAGLLEPPAGLPGAARGEPSAFLDSREFAGISAAARLSLAQALSRRTCGPNEFIYLQDDDADYLYFVRSGHVRLSYLLEDGSPILFGILPPGESFGEVGVFEAGTHCDMATAIGNVTIASIPARTFRALGQRYPELEAALGRVVARRYRAYVGLTRSLGLKTLQARLSQTLLRLADGLGTRTTHRGREVPYIGAFVTQTDLGLMARGARGNVNRAIKTWERAGWLVIQDRCILIVNRPQLEALAIEEGLR, translated from the coding sequence TTGACGCCGAACGCCACGCTGCCTTCGACGCTTGCCGGCGCCGGCTTGCTCGAGCCGCCGGCCGGTCTGCCCGGCGCGGCGCGCGGGGAGCCCTCGGCGTTCCTCGATTCGCGCGAATTCGCCGGCATCAGCGCCGCGGCGCGGCTGTCGCTGGCGCAGGCGCTGAGCCGGCGCACCTGCGGGCCCAACGAGTTCATCTATCTGCAGGACGACGACGCCGACTATCTCTATTTCGTCCGCTCCGGCCATGTGCGCCTGTCCTATCTGCTGGAGGACGGCTCGCCGATCCTGTTCGGCATCCTGCCGCCCGGCGAGAGCTTCGGCGAGGTCGGGGTGTTCGAGGCCGGCACGCATTGCGACATGGCGACGGCGATTGGCAACGTCACCATCGCCAGCATCCCGGCGCGCACCTTCCGCGCGCTCGGCCAGCGCTACCCGGAGCTGGAGGCGGCGCTCGGCCGCGTGGTGGCGCGGCGCTATCGCGCCTATGTTGGCCTGACCCGCAGCCTCGGCCTCAAGACCTTGCAGGCGCGGCTCTCCCAGACCCTGCTCCGGCTCGCCGACGGGCTTGGCACCCGCACCACCCATCGCGGCCGCGAGGTGCCCTATATCGGCGCCTTCGTCACCCAGACCGACCTCGGCCTGATGGCGCGCGGCGCCCGCGGCAACGTCAATCGCGCCATCAAGACCTGGGAGCGCGCCGGCTGGCTGGTGATCCAGGATCGCTGCATCCTCATCGTCAACCGGCCGCAGCTCGAGGCGCTCGCCATCGAGGAGGGATTACGGTGA
- a CDS encoding EscF/YscF/HrpA family type III secretion system needle major subunit — protein sequence MPGTSSIYAPTVPESPPTDWTGNYTNKDGFDLIWRQKYLQEQMGQIEDDIRAIEQNANLSDTEKMFSMQMAMNSWSAISNLRTNMLKSVSDTLKTIARNVA from the coding sequence ATGCCCGGTACTTCCTCGATCTACGCGCCGACCGTCCCGGAATCCCCGCCGACCGACTGGACCGGCAACTACACCAACAAGGACGGCTTCGACCTGATCTGGCGCCAGAAGTATCTCCAGGAGCAGATGGGCCAGATCGAGGACGACATCCGCGCCATCGAGCAGAACGCCAACCTCTCCGACACCGAGAAGATGTTCTCGATGCAGATGGCGATGAACAGCTGGTCGGCGATCAGCAATCTGCGCACCAACATGCTGAAGAGCGTGTCGGATACGCTGAAGACCATCGCACGCAACGTCGCCTGA
- a CDS encoding HrpJ domain-containing protein, with the protein MAVPTEVVRQNIAAFNVISPVGAEVMQEARGAYRGEEVVASSESSKLADAAEELGMSVAHRADKRTLAQHEVRQGSGANLEALARIADYYDKLPDMPREVQLKALVDQLESFQQLMEKAGSGGGGPTKEDILAALRDFDGDVTHQYAALDLARDYFAAAGAPSEFQLLLDEARGEFEKTDIARDVRAGFAAAEVAAKAAATLETDPATVRDTYRAMLRETMNMGQLFDALGKFDMMKSFTETVATFMEAAGRDLAGTTSSTDPGFLHGLLTELSKLKKLQSVMDGTTQLVRTTERLLPKDERGQIDVRETASRLLNFAAQSAVGLADARALLGKLQTAEPASQLAFATGLHGLHGEIPDDVMPSMQARLQQNATLRSLLDRLVGDEEAAFDKQQNGGTPKRDTGGN; encoded by the coding sequence ATGGCGGTGCCGACCGAGGTCGTGCGGCAGAACATCGCCGCTTTCAACGTCATCTCCCCGGTTGGCGCGGAGGTGATGCAGGAAGCGCGCGGTGCCTATCGCGGCGAGGAAGTGGTCGCTTCCTCGGAGAGCTCGAAGCTGGCCGACGCCGCCGAGGAGCTCGGCATGTCGGTGGCGCACCGCGCCGACAAGCGTACGCTGGCGCAGCACGAGGTGCGCCAGGGCTCCGGCGCCAATCTCGAGGCATTGGCCCGCATCGCCGATTATTACGACAAGCTTCCCGATATGCCGCGGGAGGTGCAGCTCAAGGCGCTGGTCGATCAGCTCGAGAGCTTCCAGCAATTGATGGAGAAAGCGGGCTCCGGCGGCGGCGGGCCGACCAAGGAAGACATCCTCGCCGCGCTGCGCGATTTCGACGGCGACGTCACCCATCAGTATGCCGCGCTCGACCTGGCGCGAGATTATTTCGCGGCGGCGGGCGCCCCGAGCGAATTCCAGCTGCTGCTCGACGAGGCGCGCGGCGAATTCGAGAAGACCGACATCGCCCGTGACGTACGCGCCGGCTTCGCCGCCGCCGAGGTCGCGGCGAAGGCCGCAGCGACGCTGGAGACCGATCCGGCCACGGTGCGCGACACCTATCGCGCCATGCTGCGCGAGACCATGAATATGGGCCAGTTGTTCGACGCGCTCGGCAAGTTCGACATGATGAAGAGCTTCACCGAGACGGTGGCGACCTTCATGGAGGCGGCCGGGCGCGATCTTGCCGGCACCACTTCGTCCACCGATCCCGGCTTCCTGCACGGTCTGCTCACCGAATTGTCCAAGCTGAAGAAGCTGCAGAGCGTGATGGACGGCACCACGCAGCTGGTGCGCACCACCGAGCGCCTGCTGCCGAAGGACGAGCGCGGACAGATCGATGTGCGCGAGACCGCGAGCCGGCTGTTGAACTTCGCCGCGCAGTCGGCGGTCGGCCTCGCCGATGCGCGGGCGCTGCTCGGCAAGCTGCAGACAGCCGAACCCGCCAGTCAGCTCGCCTTCGCCACCGGCCTGCACGGCCTGCACGGCGAGATACCGGACGACGTCATGCCCTCGATGCAGGCCCGCCTCCAGCAGAACGCGACCTTGCGCTCGCTGCTCGACCGTCTCGTCGGCGACGAGGAGGCAGCCTTCGACAAGCAGCAGAATGGCGGCACGCCGAAGCGCGATACGGGAGGCAACTGA
- a CDS encoding CesT family type III secretion system chaperone — protein MAEFAAGAQMVVDAFAASLGLPSKPARDGSYSFAFRQSGVLTLTPGSDGRALISLARKPARPDRTAELKALAAARRDPTTNRFLHAGLATDGSLVFTIGLEAGAFDVPTLDACFHQLVAVHASVA, from the coding sequence ATGGCCGAATTCGCCGCCGGCGCGCAAATGGTGGTCGATGCCTTCGCCGCCAGTCTCGGCCTGCCCTCAAAACCGGCGCGCGACGGCAGCTACAGCTTCGCCTTCCGGCAATCCGGCGTGCTGACACTGACGCCGGGTTCCGACGGCCGCGCGCTGATCAGCCTCGCCCGTAAACCGGCGCGGCCCGACCGCACGGCGGAACTGAAGGCGCTGGCGGCGGCGCGGCGCGATCCCACCACCAACCGCTTCCTGCATGCCGGCCTCGCCACCGACGGCAGCCTGGTCTTCACCATCGGGCTGGAGGCCGGCGCGTTCGACGTACCCACGCTGGACGCCTGCTTCCACCAGCTCGTCGCGGTGCACGCCAGCGTGGCTTAG
- a CDS encoding invasion associated locus B family protein has translation MSNRSLAWLYAALIGVVVSGAFAATATAQEAPSLPGGASSLRENHGDWIVTCRIDAQAGKSVKLCALAQEQADSRTRQRVLALELQPSATGAQGTLVLPFGLALDAGVTLQVDDGTATPVQRFRTCLPAGCIVPITFDARGLALLRKGTALRIKATADGGKEAPFSISLKGFPSAFDRAAALAK, from the coding sequence ATGTCCAACAGGTCCCTTGCGTGGCTGTACGCCGCGCTGATCGGCGTCGTCGTCTCCGGTGCCTTTGCCGCCACCGCCACCGCCCAGGAGGCCCCGAGCCTGCCCGGCGGGGCCAGTTCGCTCCGCGAAAACCATGGCGACTGGATCGTCACCTGCCGGATCGACGCCCAGGCCGGAAAGAGCGTTAAGCTCTGTGCCCTTGCCCAGGAGCAGGCCGACAGCCGCACCCGCCAGCGGGTGCTGGCGCTGGAGTTGCAGCCTTCGGCGACGGGGGCGCAGGGCACGCTGGTGCTGCCCTTCGGCCTCGCGCTCGATGCCGGCGTCACGCTCCAGGTCGATGACGGCACCGCGACGCCGGTGCAGCGCTTCCGCACCTGCCTGCCGGCGGGCTGCATCGTGCCGATCACCTTCGATGCCAGGGGGCTGGCGCTGCTGCGCAAGGGCACCGCGCTGCGCATCAAGGCGACGGCCGACGGCGGCAAGGAAGCGCCGTTCAGCATCTCGCTGAAGGGTTTCCCGAGCGCCTTCGACCGCGCCGCCGCGCTCGCCAAATAG
- a CDS encoding nitroreductase: MDVYEAVTSRRAVRGFTDRDISKEMLERVLSAAAWSPSGSNLQPWNTYVVTGAPLAELKKRAGERVAARTPWDEREYEMYPPELESPYRDRRSAFGHERYSALGITSDDWEARQRAASANWDCFGAPAALFCYIDRDLGAPQWADVGMYLQTVMLLLRSEGLHSCPQMAWSVYRKTVAEVLSPPEGLILFCGMSIGYEDVTEPYKRTGRAPLNETVTFVEG, encoded by the coding sequence ATGGATGTATACGAGGCGGTTACGAGCCGGCGGGCGGTACGCGGATTCACCGACCGAGATATATCGAAGGAAATGCTGGAGCGCGTGCTGTCCGCTGCGGCCTGGTCGCCGTCCGGATCGAACCTCCAGCCATGGAACACCTATGTGGTGACAGGCGCGCCGCTGGCCGAGCTCAAGAAACGCGCGGGCGAGCGTGTGGCGGCACGCACCCCGTGGGACGAGCGGGAGTACGAAATGTACCCACCCGAACTGGAGTCCCCCTACCGCGATCGCCGCTCCGCCTTCGGCCATGAACGCTATAGCGCACTCGGCATTACGAGCGACGACTGGGAGGCACGCCAGAGGGCCGCCTCCGCGAACTGGGATTGCTTCGGCGCGCCTGCCGCCCTGTTCTGCTACATCGACCGCGACCTCGGTGCGCCCCAATGGGCCGACGTCGGCATGTATCTGCAGACCGTCATGCTGCTGCTGCGCAGTGAAGGATTGCACAGCTGCCCGCAGATGGCGTGGTCTGTGTATCGCAAGACCGTCGCCGAGGTCCTGTCGCCGCCCGAAGGGCTCATCCTCTTCTGTGGGATGTCGATCGGATACGAGGATGTCACAGAGCCTTACAAACGCACCGGCCGGGCGCCGCTCAACGAGACCGTCACCTTCGTCGAGGGTTGA
- the uraD gene encoding 2-oxo-4-hydroxy-4-carboxy-5-ureidoimidazoline decarboxylase, with the protein MAPVTLDELNAAFDADFVLALDGIYEHAPWVAEAAAPHRPYPTVAALHEALMGAVRAQTADEQIAFVRNHPDLAGKAARAGDMAPASVSEQAGLGLDRLSHEEYDRFERLNAAYQQRFGFPFVVCVRRMTRDAVLDTFERRLGNDPAAELATALDEIGYITRLRLVERVDGPGLPPVFGRLSTHVLDTHRGGPAEGVAIALYEVGRSGRARLAEAVTNADGRTDVPLLSGAPLRIGVYELVFQVGEYFSRRGLDLPGQPFLGEVPLRFGISEPEGHYHVPLLVTPWGFSTYRGS; encoded by the coding sequence ATGGCGCCCGTAACCCTCGACGAGCTGAACGCCGCCTTCGACGCCGATTTCGTGCTGGCGCTCGACGGCATCTACGAGCACGCGCCGTGGGTAGCTGAGGCCGCTGCGCCACATCGGCCCTATCCCACCGTCGCCGCCTTGCACGAGGCGCTGATGGGCGCGGTCCGTGCACAGACGGCAGACGAGCAGATCGCCTTCGTGCGCAACCATCCCGACCTTGCCGGCAAGGCGGCGCGCGCTGGCGATATGGCGCCGGCCTCGGTCTCCGAACAGGCCGGGCTCGGCCTCGACCGGCTGTCGCACGAGGAATATGACCGCTTCGAACGGCTGAACGCCGCCTACCAGCAGCGCTTCGGCTTTCCCTTCGTGGTCTGCGTGCGCCGCATGACGCGCGACGCGGTGCTCGACACCTTCGAGCGCCGGCTCGGCAATGATCCCGCGGCCGAACTGGCCACCGCGCTCGACGAGATCGGCTACATAACCCGCCTGCGCCTTGTTGAGCGGGTCGACGGCCCCGGCTTGCCGCCGGTGTTCGGCCGGCTCTCCACTCATGTGCTCGACACCCACCGCGGCGGCCCGGCTGAGGGCGTCGCGATCGCGCTCTATGAAGTCGGCCGCTCCGGCCGCGCCAGGCTCGCGGAAGCAGTGACCAATGCGGATGGCCGCACTGACGTCCCGCTCCTCAGTGGCGCGCCGCTGCGCATCGGCGTCTATGAGCTGGTGTTCCAGGTCGGCGAGTATTTCTCCCGTCGCGGGCTCGATCTGCCGGGCCAGCCCTTCCTCGGGGAGGTGCCGCTGCGCTTCGGCATCAGCGAGCCCGAAGGCCACTATCACGTGCCGCTGCTGGTCACGCCCTGGGGCTTCTCCACCTATCGCGGCAGCTGA
- the guaD gene encoding guanine deaminase gives MKAIRAAAVTLKDNPFEKSVADCLVYHEDALVLVEDGTIAAFGPYAELAPTLPAGADLVEYPDGLMMPGFIDAHVHYPQLEVIGAYGSQLLEWLERYTFPAEQHFADAAHADAVAKLFLRELLRAGTTTAMVYCTVHPQSVEAFFAESVRYNTRMIAGKVLMDRNAPAALLDTAERGYDESDALIRRWHGTGRQLYCVTPRFAPTSTQAQLDAAGALLRAHDGVYLQTHLCENLDEIAWVHELFPERASYLDVYAHTGLVGARSMFGHGIHLHEHDFCTCHQAGAALAHCPTSNLFLGSGLFKLFEAADPVRPVRVGLGTDVGGGTSLSQLQTLNAAYKVAAMAGHKLNAVQAFYLATLGGARSLHLDERLGRLAPGYEADLVVLDPKATPLMAFRNGYCRDIIEQLFMLMVLGDDRAVRATYVAGETVYDRERSGDPFRYAEG, from the coding sequence ATGAAGGCGATCCGCGCTGCTGCCGTCACCCTGAAGGACAATCCGTTCGAGAAGAGCGTAGCCGACTGCCTCGTTTATCACGAGGATGCACTGGTGTTGGTCGAGGACGGCACCATCGCCGCCTTCGGCCCGTATGCCGAGCTGGCGCCAACCCTGCCGGCCGGCGCCGATCTGGTGGAATATCCGGATGGCCTGATGATGCCGGGCTTCATCGACGCCCATGTGCATTATCCGCAGCTCGAAGTGATCGGCGCCTATGGCAGCCAGCTGCTGGAATGGCTGGAGCGCTACACTTTTCCCGCCGAGCAGCACTTCGCCGATGCCGCGCATGCGGACGCGGTGGCGAAGCTGTTCCTGCGCGAATTGCTGCGCGCCGGCACCACCACGGCGATGGTCTATTGCACCGTGCATCCGCAATCGGTCGAGGCGTTCTTCGCCGAGTCCGTGCGCTACAATACGCGCATGATCGCCGGCAAGGTGCTGATGGACCGTAATGCGCCGGCCGCGCTGCTCGACACCGCCGAGCGCGGCTATGATGAGAGCGACGCCTTGATCCGCCGCTGGCACGGCACGGGCCGCCAGCTCTATTGCGTCACCCCGCGCTTCGCCCCGACCAGCACGCAGGCCCAGCTGGACGCCGCCGGTGCGCTGTTGAGGGCGCATGACGGCGTCTATCTGCAGACCCACCTGTGCGAGAACCTCGACGAGATCGCCTGGGTGCACGAGCTGTTCCCGGAACGCGCCTCCTATCTCGATGTCTATGCGCATACCGGGCTGGTGGGCGCGCGCTCGATGTTCGGGCACGGCATCCATTTGCACGAGCATGATTTCTGCACTTGCCACCAGGCCGGCGCGGCGCTGGCGCATTGCCCGACCTCGAACCTCTTCCTCGGCAGCGGGCTGTTCAAGCTGTTCGAGGCGGCCGACCCGGTGCGCCCGGTGCGGGTCGGGCTCGGCACCGATGTCGGCGGCGGCACCAGCCTCTCGCAATTGCAGACGCTGAACGCCGCCTACAAGGTCGCCGCTATGGCCGGGCACAAGCTGAACGCGGTGCAGGCCTTCTATCTGGCGACGCTGGGCGGCGCCCGTTCGCTGCATCTCGACGAACGGCTCGGCCGGCTGGCGCCGGGCTATGAGGCCGACCTCGTGGTGCTCGACCCCAAAGCGACGCCGCTTATGGCGTTCCGCAACGGCTATTGCCGCGACATCATCGAGCAGCTCTTCATGCTGATGGTGCTCGGCGACGATCGAGCGGTGCGTGCCACCTATGTCGCCGGCGAAACCGTCTATGATCGCGAGCGCAGCGGCGATCCGTTCCGCTATGCTGAAGGATGA